TAAAGGTGAAGGCGCGCGTGCCGGCAAGTAGCGCGAAACCGGCGATGGCGCTGCAAAACGCGTCGACAGCGCCCGACAAACGTGCAAACGCGACGACAGTACCGGGAACCGTGACGGCGGCGGGCTCATGCATGATTTTCTCCGTAAAAAGGTTGTGGGTCAGGCGCCGCCCGGCGCCTCGTCGAGAAAGCCCGTCACCGCTTGCAGACGGCCGCGCGAGTCGATCATGCCGAAATCGGATCCCTTGACGATCGCGTCGCCCGCCGGCGTGATCAGCGCCCACGAAAAACGCAGCCGGTTCGCGAAGCCGTCCACGTCGGTGGTGCGGCGAAACGTGTGATGCGGAAAGCGCTCGTGGACCGCACGGATCATCGCGTCGATGCCGTCGTGACCCGCGCCGGCCAGCAGCGGATCGCGATAGTCGGCGTCGGCGCTCCAGGTCGCCGCGATCAACTCGCGACGGCGTGCGCCATCGGTTTCGTTCCATGCGTCGAAATAACGGTCGATCAGATCGGTATGCGCATTCATCTCAGACTCCTTCGCGAACTTGACTGAGCGCAACGCTCGGCAGACAGGGGGTCGACGGCGGGCTCGGAGTGAAGATTGACGGCTACGGTGCGGTGAGTCGATTACGTGGGAGGTAAGCATCTCGATGCGCCGCCAGGCAGCGGCCTTCGTCGGAATCTTGCCGAGTCACCGGATTAGCCATTCGGCTGAATCGTCAGCGGCGCAAGCAGCCGCTAATCTCGTGTGGGAATTTGGGGGCCGCGCAACGTCGTCGCGCGGCAGTCGACGAACCGAACGAACCGGGGCAGGAGCCGCTTTATTAATATGGATTCCACACTTGTAAATACGTATCTTAGTGGATACACTCCTCGACAGATCGTTTCACCACCGGTGTACACGGTCAACCGCACCGAAACATTCGACACCTGGCTTGCCCATCTCGCGGATTTAAGAGCGAGAGCGAAAATCCTCGTGCGGATCCGGCGTGCGGAGCGAGGTCATTTCGGCGAAATGAAGTTGCTGGAAGACGGTGTGTCCGAGATGTGCATCGATTGGGGACCCGGCTATCGGGCCTACTTCGCGCGTGAAGGGCGCATGGTGTATCTGCTGCTCTGCGGGGGCGATAAGTCTACCCAGGCGGTCGATATCAAGCATGCCAAAACAATGTGGGCCGAACTCAGAAAGGAACTGTCATGAGCAAGATTAAAACCGCACGGTTCGACGCAGCGCATTACCTCGATAGCGAGGCAATGATCGCCGAATATCTCAACGCAGCACTCGAAGAAGGCGACGCCGACCTGCTGCTCGCCGCGATCGCAGACATCGCCAAAGCGCGCGGTATCGCCAAGGTCGCATCAGACGCAGGGCTCGGGCGCGAAAGCCTCTATAAAACACTTGCACCGGGCTCCAAGCCGCGCATGGACACGGTGTTCAAACTGCTGCGCGCGCTGGGCGTCAAACTTAACGCCGTGCCGGAAGGCGTGGCTGCCGCGTGATCGCGTCGGTTGCGTTGCGCTCGCGGTGGGCCTTCTGGTGGCGTGGGGGTGGGCGGCATGCGTTGGTATCGAAGAGGGCACGAAGCGGTTACGGGCATTCGTAAATTCTCCCGGGGTATTCCATTACCTGTCAGGTAATGGATCGCTGGCGTGCTTTGGCTATCATCGGTGTCATGAACACACTCTCTCTTGCGCACACCGCGCCGTCGTCGCCAACATCGCCATCGGCTAGCCGCACTGTCGGCGATCTGCTTCGCGAATGGCGTCAGCGGCGAAGAATGAGCCAGTTGCTGCTCGCCACCGAGGCCGATGTTTCAACCCGGCATTTGAGCTTCGTCGAATCGGGCCGCGCGGTGCCGAGTCGGGAAATGGTCATGCATCTTGCCGAGCGGCTCGACGTTCCGCTGCGTGCGCGCAATGCGTTGCTGGTCGCCGCGGGCTACGCGCCGCTGTTCCGCGAGCGCCCGTTGTCGGACCCGCAACTCGCCGCGGCACGCGAGGCCGTCGAGCTGGTGCTGAAAGGACACGAGCCCTACCCGGCGCTGGCAATCGACCGTCACTGGACTATCGTCGCGTCGAACAATGCGCTCGCGCCGCTGCTGTCCGGCGCCAGTCCCGAACTGTTGAAACCACCGGTCAACGCGCTGCGGTTGAGCTTGCATCCGGACGGCATCGCTGGGTCGATCGTCAATTGGCATGCATGGCGCGAGCACGCGCTCACGCGACTGCAACGGCAAATCGAAGTGAGCGGCGACGGCACCTTGAGCGCACTGCGCGACGAGTTAGCTGCGTACCCCGCGCCACCCAGCGCCGAGGAGGCGGAGCACGACAGCGCGGCGGTCAATCAGATTGCCGTGCCGTTGCGGTTGCGCACACCGATCGGCGAGCTATCGTTTTTCAGCACGACCACCGTATTCGGCACACCAGTAGACGTAACGCTTTCGGAACTCGCCATTGAAGCGTTCTTTCCCGCCGATCAGCAAACCGCAGCCGCGCTGCGCGAGTTCGCCGACAGCCAACGTGCCGAAGCCGCCTCGTAGCCATTGCTTCACGCCGCGAGAGCGGGCAAGCTTGAGGGCTTAGCGGCGCACACATGCACTGCTCAACCCGCACGCACCGAGGGCTGCACTTGAACGACGCCACCGCTGTATTCATCCGCCAACTCGGCCTCGCGGATCGCGACGCTTATTTTCAGCTTCGCTTGCGCGGGCTGAAGGCGCATCCGGATTCGTTCGGCCAGAGCTATGAGGAAGCGCTAGCGAAAGGCCCCGAGCAACACGACGCGAGATTGCAAGGTTTGCGCGCCGCCGAGGGGGAGTTTTTGCTCGGCGCTTTTGCATCGACGGGGACATCGGCAGACACACCGGCGGACATACCCGCAGATTCACCGTTGCTCGGCATAGTAGGCCTATCGCGCAACCAGCATGACAAGGAACGGCACAAGGCGGCCGTAGTCGGCATGTACGTCGCGCCCGAAGCAGCGGGCCGCGGCATCGGCCGCGCATTGCTTAGCGAGTTGCTGGCGCGCGCTGCGCGGATCGACGGTCTGCGCCAAATCCAGTTGATGGTTGGCAGCCACAACGAGGGCGCGCGCCGGCTCTACGAATCGGTCGGCTTTAGCAAGTACGGTTGTGAAGTGGATGCATTGAATGTCGGCGGTGTGTTTCACGATGCCGATCTGATGGTGCGCTTCATGTAACAGGTCTTCACGCGAGGTCGCCCGCCTGCCCGGGGGCGCGATTCGTGCCATCTTTTTAGCCCTCTCCTCGCGACATCCCGACAAGGCTCACCAGCGGTGTTTTTCGGCGCCTGCCACCGGCACACTAATCGGCCGCCCGGTAGTCGGCCTTGTCGTGCCGGCCGCCCCCCGCGCTAGCCGGCGGCCCGATGCTCGGCTACGGCGCCCGCCTGGCCTAGGGTTGTAACATCGGCGCCTATTCCTACGGCATTGTGTCAGGCCGCCTGCACGGCTAGCTGGGGCGCGTCGCCGCGTTTGCGGCAACGTGCTCGGCACGCGTCTGCGCCCCCTTTTCGGCCTCGAAGTCGAACGCGTTGGACAGACCGGTTGCTAAACGTTACGTAAGACGTTACAAATGCGGCCCGGTTTGTAACTGGGGCCACACCGGTCAGTTACATCTTCGATTTGTCCCTCTAGCGACCTGAACGAGCGGTATATATTACTTAATATTGCGTTCGCTTTCTGTTTCCTTTCTTGTCGCAGCGCAAATTACCGCACCGGGAGCGCACTTTCGCATTTGTTCATATGATTAAGCCAGGCGCCCACTGGACAAGGGTTTCCATGGATCAGACAAAAAATTTCGACAGCAAAAAATCTGCTAGGCATTGACTATTACAGCACCGTGAAAGAGTTACCGAAATTTGATGTATCTTTTTGAGATATTTTTTAGAGAAGGGATTGATTTCTTGTTTTGCCCTTCATACAATTCGTCCCAAGCTGTTACGAAATGTAACGCGATGTATCAAAAGGTCGCCGTCTGTATCAAGTCGGTGACATGTAGCCGGAGGTTATCGTTTCCGGCGAGGCAGAAAAGACATAACGGCAAAAAATGCCGACATAGTAATTCGGGGCTTCGGAAACAGAGAAAATGGACCGTAGCAGCGAGACGCTGGATTCAATCCGCGAGATTAACTTGTCTTACATCATGCTTGCGCAACGTATGTTGCGTGAGGAC
This genomic stretch from Paraburkholderia bryophila harbors:
- a CDS encoding nuclear transport factor 2 family protein, which gives rise to MNAHTDLIDRYFDAWNETDGARRRELIAATWSADADYRDPLLAGAGHDGIDAMIRAVHERFPHHTFRRTTDVDGFANRLRFSWALITPAGDAIVKGSDFGMIDSRGRLQAVTGFLDEAPGGA
- a CDS encoding type II toxin-antitoxin system RelE/ParE family toxin, whose translation is MDSTLVNTYLSGYTPRQIVSPPVYTVNRTETFDTWLAHLADLRARAKILVRIRRAERGHFGEMKLLEDGVSEMCIDWGPGYRAYFAREGRMVYLLLCGGDKSTQAVDIKHAKTMWAELRKELS
- a CDS encoding addiction module antidote protein, with protein sequence MSKIKTARFDAAHYLDSEAMIAEYLNAALEEGDADLLLAAIADIAKARGIAKVASDAGLGRESLYKTLAPGSKPRMDTVFKLLRALGVKLNAVPEGVAAA
- a CDS encoding helix-turn-helix domain-containing protein produces the protein MNTLSLAHTAPSSPTSPSASRTVGDLLREWRQRRRMSQLLLATEADVSTRHLSFVESGRAVPSREMVMHLAERLDVPLRARNALLVAAGYAPLFRERPLSDPQLAAAREAVELVLKGHEPYPALAIDRHWTIVASNNALAPLLSGASPELLKPPVNALRLSLHPDGIAGSIVNWHAWREHALTRLQRQIEVSGDGTLSALRDELAAYPAPPSAEEAEHDSAAVNQIAVPLRLRTPIGELSFFSTTTVFGTPVDVTLSELAIEAFFPADQQTAAALREFADSQRAEAAS
- a CDS encoding GNAT family N-acetyltransferase encodes the protein MHCSTRTHRGLHLNDATAVFIRQLGLADRDAYFQLRLRGLKAHPDSFGQSYEEALAKGPEQHDARLQGLRAAEGEFLLGAFASTGTSADTPADIPADSPLLGIVGLSRNQHDKERHKAAVVGMYVAPEAAGRGIGRALLSELLARAARIDGLRQIQLMVGSHNEGARRLYESVGFSKYGCEVDALNVGGVFHDADLMVRFM